The Gasterosteus aculeatus chromosome 8, fGasAcu3.hap1.1, whole genome shotgun sequence genome has a window encoding:
- the s1pr1 gene encoding sphingosine 1-phosphate receptor 1, producing the protein MAEPNYSDLIAKHYNYTGKYRKTQQDAGLKADSVVFIIVCCFIILENILVLTTIWRTKKFHKPMYYFIGNLALSDLLAGVVYTANILLSGANTYKLTPTQWFIREGSMFVALAASVFSLLAIAIERHLTMLQMKLHNNGNTCRVFLLISAVWMVAAVLGGLPVMGWNCIRSVTSCSTVLPLYHKTYILFCTTVFSIILMAIVVLYARIYALVRARSRRLVFRKPTNGRGSAGANMKSSEKSMALLKTVIIVLSCFIACWAPLFILLLLDAGCETLSCPILYKAEWFLSLAVLNSAMNPLIYTLTSNEMRRAFLKTLLCCTACLRPKAKSSGPIMGAEFSRSRSDNSSHPNKEEAEYSPRVTTSGRLTSSS; encoded by the coding sequence ATGGCTGAGCCCAACTACTCCGACCTGATCGCCAAACATTACAACTACACCGGCAAGTACCGCAAGACGCAGCAGGACGCGGGCCTGAAGGCCGACTCGGTGGTCTTCATCATTGTTTGCTGCTTCATCATCCTGGAGAACATCCTGGTCTTGACCACCATCTGGAGGACCAAGAAGTTCCACAAGCCCATGTACTACTTCATCGGGAACCTGGCGCTGTCGGACCTGCTGGCCGGCGTCGTGTACACCGCCAACATCTTGCTGTCGGGCGCCAACACCTACAAGCTGACGCCCACGCAGTGGTTCATCAGGGAGGGCAGCATGTTTGTGGCGCTGGCGGCGTCCGTCTTCAGTCTGCTGGCCATCGCCATCGAGCGCCACCTCACCATGCTGCAGATGAAGCTGCACAACAACGGCAACACGTGCCGCGTGTTCCTGCTCATCAGCGCCGTGTGGATGGTGGCGGCGGTGCTGGGCGGCCTGCCGGTGATGGGCTGGAACTGCATCCGCAGCGTGACCAGCTGCTCCACGGTGCTGCCGCTCTACCACAAGACCTACATCCTGTTCTGCACCACCGTCTTCAGCATCATCCTCATGGCCATCGTGGTGCTGTACGCCCGGATCTACGCCCTGGTGCGCGCGCGCAGTCGCAGGCTTGTCTTCCGCAAGCCGACCAACGGCCGGGGAAGCGCCGGCGCCAACATGAAGAGCTCCGAGAAGTCGATGGCCCTGCTGAAGACCGTCATCATCGTCCTGAGCTGCTTCATCGCCTGCTGGGCGCCACTCttcatcctcctgctgctggacgCCGGCTGTGAGACGCTGAGTTGCCCGATCCTCTACAAGGCCGAATGGTTCTTGTCCCTCGCCGTCCTCAACTCCGCCATGAACCCGCTCATCTACACGCTGACCAGCAACGAGATGCGTCGCGCTTTCCTCAAGACGCTGCTGTGCTGCACCGCCTGCCTGCGCCCCAAGGCCAAGTCCAGCGGGCCCATCATGGGGGCGGAGTTCAGCCGCAGCAGGTCGGATAACTCCTCCCACCCCAACAAGGAGGAGGCGGAGTATTCGCCGAGGGTCACGACCTCGGGCCGCCTCACCTCGTCCTCCTAA
- the slc30a7 gene encoding zinc transporter 7 encodes MLPLSVKDDEYKPAKFNLLLKLSGWFRSILADKTSRNLFFFLCLNLSFAFVELSYGIWSNSLGLISDSFHMFFDCTALLAGLAASVISRWRSNDSFSYGYVRAEVLAGFVNGLFLIFTAFFIFSEGVERALEPPDVHHDRLLPVSVAGLLVNLVGIFVFQHGGHGHSHGEEGHGHSHSLFNGSVNHGHAHGGHEPESKHGGHGHSHDGHAGHGHSHDGHAGHGHSHDGNGGHGDSHSHDELRTPGKGASKQILQGVLLHIIADTLGSVGVIISALLMQKYDLMIADPICSMLISLLIGVSVVPLLRESIGILMQRTPPSLDQALPECYQRVQQLQGVYNLQDPHFWTLCTDVYIGTIKLLVAPDADRRWILSQTHNVFTQAGVRQLYVQIDTAAM; translated from the exons ATGTTACCTTTATCTGTCAAAGACGACGAGTACAAACCCGCCAAGTTCAACCTGCTGCTGAAGCTCTCAGGATGGTTCAG GTCGATCCTCGCAGACAAAACGTCCCGGAAtctgttcttcttcctctgtctcAACCTGTCCTTCGCCTTCGTGGAGCTCTCGTATGGCATCTGGAGCAACAG TTTAGGTTTGATCTCAGACTCCTTCCACATGTTCTTTGACTGCACCGCTCTGCTGGCAGGTCTGGCAGCCTCCGTCATCTCCAGGTGGAGATCCAACGACAGCTTCTCCTACGG TTACGTCAGAGCAGAAGTTCTGGCCGGCTTCGTAAACGGGCTCTTCCTCATCTTTACAGccttctttattttctctgaaGGAgtcgag AGAGCTCTGGAACCTCCCGACGTTCACCACGACCGGCTGCTTCCGGTCTCGGTCGCCGGTTTGCTCGTCAACCTGGTCGGGATCTTTGTTTTCCAGCACGGCGGCCACGGACATTCACACGGAGAAGAAG gtCACGGCCACAGCCACTCTCTGTTTAACGGCAGTGTGAATCATGGACACGCTCACGGAGGGCACGAGCCCGAGAGCAAACACGGAGGACACGGACACAGTCACGATGGACATGCGGGACACGGACACAGTCACGATGGACATGCGGGACATGGACACAGTCACGATGGAAACGGGGGACACGGAGACAGTCACAGTCACG aCGAGCTGCGCACGCCGGGAAAAGGAGCCAGTAAACAGATCCTGCAGG gcgTCCTGCTGCACATCATCGCTGACACTCTGGGAAGTGTCGGCGTGATCATCTCTGCTCTGCTGATGCAGAAATACGACCTGATGATCGCCGACCCGATCTGCTCGATGCTGATCTCCCTCCTCATCGGAGTCAG CGTGGTGCCGTTACTCAGAGAGTCCATCGGGATCCTGATGCAGCGAACGCCTCCCTCACTGGACCAAGCCCTGCCCGAGTGTTACCAAAGG gtgcagcagctgcagggcgTGTACAACCTCCAGGATCCTCACTTTTGGACGTTGTGCACAGACGTTTACATTGGAACAATAAAGCTGCTGGTCGCCCCCGACGCTGACCGCCGCTGGATCCTCAGCCAGACCCACAATGTCTTCACACAG GCTGGAGTTCGACAGCTCTACGTTCAGATCGACACGGCAGCCATGTAG
- the dph5 gene encoding diphthine methyl ester synthase, which produces MLYLVGLGLGDAADITVKGLQVVKSCSRVYLEAYTSVLTVGKEALEEYYGKELILADRDLVEQEADEILKDADVTDVAFLVVGDPFGATTHSDLVLRAVNAGIPYRVIHNASIMNAVGCCGLQLYNFGETVSLVFWTDTWRPESFYDKICKNRTAGLHTLCLLDIKVKEQSIENMMRGKKIYEPARFMTVNQAADQLIQIIQRRREEGEELGVTEDTVCVGVARLGADDQAMRAATLSQLVSCDLGGPLHSLVVTGQLHPLEVDMLRVNAEPDALKHLRMMDGSTYCS; this is translated from the exons ATGCTGTATCTGGTCGGCCTGGGGCTCGGGGACGCGGCGGACATCACGGTGAAGGGGCTGCAGGTGGTGAAGAGCTGCTCCAGGGTCTACCTGGAGGCCTACACCTCCGTCCTCACGGTGGGGAAGGAGGCTCTG GAGGAGTACTATGGGAAGGAGCTGATCCTGGCCGACAGAGACCTGGTGGAACAGGAGGCCGATGAGATCCTGAAGGATGCTGATGTCACCGATGTGGCGTTCCTGGTGGTGGGCGACCCTTTCGG AGCCACCACCCACAGCGACCTGGTGCTGAGAGCAGTGAATGCTGGGATACCGTACAGAGTCATCCACAACGCCTCCATCATGAACGCAGTGGGCTGCTGTGGTCTGCAG ctgtaTAACTTTGGGGAGACGGTGTCGTTGGTGTTTTGGACGGACACATGGAGACCAGAGAGCTTCTATGACAAAATCTGTAAGAACAGAACAGCTGGACTTCACACACTCTGTCTGCTgg ATATTAAGGTCAAAGAGCAGAGCATCGAGAACATGATGAG AGGGAAGAAGATCTACGAGCCTGCTCGCTTCATGACTGTCAATCAGGCTGCAGACCAGCTGATCCAGATCATCcagaggaggcgggaggagggggaggagctag GTGTGAcggaggacacagtgtgtgtgggcgtggcCCGGCTCGGCGCCGACGACCAGGCAATGCGTGCGGCGACGTTAAGTCAGCTCGTGTCATGTGACCTAGGCGGTCCGCTTCATTCGCTGGTCGTCACCGGGCAGCTCCACCCGCTGGAGGTGGACATGCTGCGAGTGAACGCGGAACCAGACGCACTGAAACACCTTCGCATGATGGACGGCTCCACCTACTGCTCATAA